One Pyrofollis japonicus DNA window includes the following coding sequences:
- the truD gene encoding tRNA pseudouridine(13) synthase TruD, whose protein sequence is MDYFRPSPWSLDYLLGLKYIVLDGKPVARIARPRERSFIVREIAPSFFLRDEGSFCVYLVAKRGLSTHAAVAMLAKALRNHIRGRPRFFGLKDTDATATQYVCIPCKGDPPRHVNLRNIWARLIGRTDVCKERPPEGNRFWIILEPLNSPDKIVEKIIDLREKLLPNYYGYQRFGTRRPNTHLLGIALLLGNYVDYADEMINSPYPDEDPESIRCRLVGWSPEACIGSKLYEFTVASESRCLSDLVKKLPKGIYSVYFSALQAFIYNLYLSKRIEKGVGINEKLSGERIIGNRVYAPVPGIGYKIGVEGEARQLLRSVLDDIGLSEEEISKPLHKSMRSRPYWRPVYMKPEGLQARKLADGKVLIEFSLEHGMYATIVLRELVKIPDGL, encoded by the coding sequence TTGGATTATTTTCGCCCTTCTCCCTGGAGCCTCGATTATCTTTTAGGGCTCAAGTACATAGTGCTAGACGGGAAACCGGTAGCCAGAATAGCTAGACCTCGAGAGAGAAGTTTCATTGTCCGCGAGATAGCACCAAGCTTTTTCCTGAGGGACGAGGGCAGCTTCTGTGTATACCTCGTCGCCAAAAGGGGTCTTTCAACTCATGCAGCTGTCGCCATGCTTGCAAAAGCCCTTAGAAACCATATTAGAGGAAGACCAAGGTTCTTCGGGCTAAAGGATACCGATGCAACAGCAACACAATATGTATGCATCCCGTGCAAAGGTGACCCCCCCAGACACGTTAACCTAAGAAATATCTGGGCAAGGCTTATAGGGCGCACCGATGTGTGCAAAGAGAGACCACCAGAAGGCAACCGTTTTTGGATAATACTAGAACCTCTCAACAGCCCCGACAAAATAGTCGAGAAAATAATTGATCTTCGAGAGAAGCTCCTTCCCAACTACTATGGATATCAAAGATTCGGCACACGAAGGCCGAACACGCATCTACTCGGAATAGCTCTCCTACTGGGTAACTATGTAGACTATGCTGACGAGATGATTAACTCTCCTTATCCTGATGAGGACCCGGAGAGTATTCGTTGCAGACTAGTAGGCTGGAGCCCTGAAGCTTGTATCGGTTCCAAGCTATACGAATTCACTGTGGCCTCAGAATCAAGATGCCTCAGCGACCTTGTTAAGAAACTGCCTAAAGGTATATACTCGGTGTACTTCTCAGCCCTACAAGCATTCATCTACAACCTCTACTTGTCGAAACGCATAGAGAAAGGAGTCGGAATTAATGAGAAACTGAGCGGAGAAAGAATCATCGGTAACAGAGTCTATGCCCCAGTGCCAGGCATAGGGTATAAGATAGGCGTAGAAGGCGAGGCCAGGCAATTGCTAAGAAGCGTTCTAGACGATATAGGGCTAAGCGAGGAAGAAATCTCAAAGCCCTTACATAAATCAATGCGCTCAAGACCCTACTGGAGACCAGTATACATGAAGCCAGAAGGGCTCCAAGCCAGGAAGCTCGCTGATGGAAAAGTATTGATTGAATTCAGCCTAGAACATGGAATGTATGCTACAATTGTGTTGAGAGAGCTTGTAAAAATACCTGATGGACTTTAG
- a CDS encoding transcription elongation factor, whose translation MPLDYVCVKSGVLCPRCQSLIDTGVVQDFEVEIMRALIELEENEGIQILKKATYYKSYLVDNDMVIIVMDLGVGTSVPVFSRYARQIEQRLREKLGKRVKIIPRANDVRGLAMHLLYPARILGVNTLWLPDGSIEYVVRIPRSDARRLSKHREMYEKILSEILRKPVRIRPT comes from the coding sequence ATTCCTCTTGACTATGTCTGTGTCAAAAGCGGTGTGCTGTGTCCTAGGTGCCAGAGTCTTATTGATACTGGTGTTGTCCAGGATTTCGAAGTGGAGATAATGAGGGCACTGATAGAGCTTGAGGAGAATGAGGGAATACAGATACTCAAGAAAGCGACGTACTATAAGTCATACCTAGTAGACAACGATATGGTAATCATCGTTATGGATCTGGGTGTTGGTACAAGTGTGCCGGTCTTTAGCCGCTATGCTCGCCAGATAGAGCAGCGGCTCCGGGAAAAGCTCGGTAAGAGAGTAAAGATTATACCAAGGGCTAACGATGTTAGAGGATTAGCGATGCACCTTCTTTACCCTGCTCGCATACTCGGCGTTAATACTCTCTGGTTGCCGGATGGGAGCATAGAGTACGTTGTTAGAATTCCTCGTAGCGATGCTCGCCGGCTGAGCAAGCACAGAGAGATGTACGAGAAGATATTGTCGGAGATATTGCGAAAACCGGTGCGTATAAGGCCAACCTAA
- a CDS encoding MTH1187 family thiamine-binding protein, whose product MPTVALKVIPIGVGTSLSRYIARVVALLEAEGYSPIVTPDNTVIHVRDLSEIGAIIRKVHDELYSMGVTRIVTVVTVDDRRDREEELPNEKVQKVMQVLDEERKKIRNVHGVM is encoded by the coding sequence ATGCCAACGGTTGCGCTAAAGGTCATACCTATTGGAGTAGGAACTAGTCTTTCAAGATATATTGCGAGAGTCGTCGCGCTCCTTGAGGCAGAAGGATATAGCCCTATAGTTACCCCAGACAATACCGTTATTCATGTTCGTGATCTTAGCGAGATAGGAGCAATTATTCGCAAGGTACATGACGAGCTTTACAGTATGGGTGTTACGAGGATAGTAACTGTTGTTACTGTTGATGATAGGCGGGATAGGGAGGAAGAGCTACCTAATGAGAAAGTGCAGAAAGTGATGCAAGTTCTAGACGAGGAGAGAAAGAAGATAAGAAACGTCCACGGAGTAATGTAG
- a CDS encoding 60S ribosomal export protein NMD3, with the protein MPMCIRCGRETSILIDGRLCPDCFLDLYGFGVAPKRLEVTVCPRCGSYKFQGRWFPSSGDLEDVVALVFQAAFKPNEYTEYYRVETVDIDYENEKAIVTVVGKLRGDDKERSMTYAVDLRIKKQLCPVCMRKASGAPTAIIQVRSHNGRLGSEERLLVEELLADLDSGLQEAIISTNEVKEGLDINLLDQNIARVIANRFRSKLGALIKESHKLITQRRDGKRVTRLTLSVRLPFFTPGALIDYKGGLARVEEIDKGYVIIRLLGTNKYKRLRVEEAWKTLQKPKHIERSNVVIAALEPGWIHLQETSGAYNYIEIPKRDVLVEGSIKPGTEATLIKYNNKYYIVGKNN; encoded by the coding sequence ATGCCCATGTGCATAAGGTGCGGACGAGAAACAAGTATACTCATTGATGGGAGGCTCTGCCCTGACTGCTTCTTAGACCTATACGGATTCGGTGTTGCACCGAAGAGGCTAGAGGTCACAGTGTGTCCAAGGTGCGGTAGCTACAAGTTCCAAGGAAGATGGTTCCCCTCCTCCGGGGATCTTGAAGACGTTGTCGCCTTGGTTTTCCAGGCAGCTTTCAAGCCGAACGAGTATACCGAATACTATCGCGTAGAAACAGTAGACATAGACTATGAGAACGAGAAAGCGATAGTAACTGTTGTGGGCAAGCTAAGGGGCGACGACAAAGAGCGCAGCATGACGTATGCCGTTGATTTGAGGATAAAGAAGCAATTATGCCCAGTGTGCATGAGGAAAGCCTCTGGTGCACCCACAGCAATAATCCAGGTCCGGAGCCATAATGGCCGTCTCGGAAGCGAGGAACGATTGCTCGTAGAAGAGCTCCTCGCAGACCTGGACTCCGGGCTCCAAGAAGCAATCATATCAACTAACGAGGTTAAGGAAGGACTCGACATAAACCTGTTAGACCAAAACATTGCAAGGGTTATAGCAAATAGGTTTAGAAGCAAACTCGGCGCCCTGATTAAGGAGAGCCATAAACTCATAACGCAGAGGCGTGACGGGAAACGAGTAACAAGGCTCACCCTCTCTGTCCGCCTCCCCTTCTTCACGCCCGGCGCACTGATAGACTATAAGGGAGGCCTTGCCCGCGTCGAAGAAATAGACAAAGGCTACGTGATCATCCGGCTCCTCGGCACAAATAAGTACAAGAGGCTAAGAGTCGAGGAAGCTTGGAAAACACTTCAGAAGCCAAAACACATAGAAAGATCAAATGTAGTGATTGCAGCACTAGAGCCCGGCTGGATACACTTGCAAGAAACAAGCGGCGCATACAACTACATTGAAATCCCAAAGAGAGACGTCCTCGTCGAGGGCAGCATAAAGCCCGGAACCGAGGCGACACTAATCAAGTACAACAACAAGTACTACATAGTGGGCAAAAACAATTGA
- a CDS encoding amidohydrolase: MMHECPSLIRARRIYTSFKPTKYVESIVVLNGRVVYAGEATEAAQIARDLARSASCGRPRLYEFDGVALPGFVDAHLHVQGIGLYKYSIKLNDVESLDDLLARVSKESKRFSEWIIGRGWDQERMGTWPTRFDLDEVVSDKPVILMRVCGHAAVLNTEAMKRLGLLDDRSSPLIDRGCNGEPTGIVFEELAERAYREAVKSLDPLKLVIEGVNEALKHGITMIGTMDVDEHAFRGLVSAWNMGLLRIRVRAYISKELFDKFYSIGAVPVFGGPFFRISGVKIYMDGSLGARTAWLREPYSDDPGNKGRPLLRAPEVAEVARKAKEWGLDVAAHAIGDAAILEAIKGFRMSDCGCRIEHASLAPPDVLEELSSMNIRVAVQPRFLISDWWAHERLGERTRWLYPFRSMLNKGIVIGFSSDAPVEPLNPLEGVYAAVTRGSLLSYTREEAIDPETALHLYTAGSAQVLGEPRAGCLEPGCFGDLAILSEDPLEVDVEDLPGLRIDATIVGGELVWEKQ; the protein is encoded by the coding sequence ATGATGCACGAATGTCCTTCTCTTATACGCGCAAGACGGATCTATACCTCTTTTAAGCCAACGAAGTATGTTGAGTCAATAGTAGTGCTTAACGGCAGAGTCGTCTATGCCGGCGAAGCTACAGAGGCTGCGCAAATAGCCCGTGATCTTGCACGCTCAGCTAGCTGTGGACGCCCACGACTCTACGAATTCGATGGTGTTGCCCTCCCTGGCTTCGTTGACGCTCACCTACACGTGCAAGGTATCGGTCTCTACAAGTACTCGATAAAGCTCAACGATGTTGAGAGCCTTGATGACCTTCTTGCAAGGGTTTCGAAGGAGTCGAAGAGATTCAGTGAATGGATTATTGGTCGTGGCTGGGACCAAGAGAGAATGGGAACATGGCCTACTAGATTTGACCTAGACGAAGTGGTCAGCGACAAGCCTGTAATATTGATGAGGGTCTGTGGCCACGCTGCCGTGCTCAACACTGAGGCCATGAAGAGGCTTGGGCTCCTAGACGATAGAAGCTCGCCGCTAATAGATAGGGGCTGCAATGGAGAGCCCACTGGAATAGTGTTTGAGGAGCTGGCCGAAAGGGCGTACCGAGAGGCAGTTAAGAGTCTCGACCCGCTAAAGCTCGTCATAGAGGGTGTAAACGAGGCACTCAAGCACGGCATAACAATGATTGGAACTATGGATGTCGACGAGCACGCGTTTAGGGGCCTCGTTTCTGCATGGAACATGGGCCTGCTAAGAATACGTGTAAGGGCGTATATATCGAAAGAACTTTTCGATAAATTCTATTCTATTGGCGCTGTACCGGTCTTCGGAGGCCCCTTCTTCAGAATAAGCGGCGTAAAGATATACATGGATGGGAGCCTAGGCGCGAGAACCGCGTGGCTCAGAGAACCATACAGCGATGACCCAGGGAACAAAGGCAGGCCTCTCCTAAGAGCCCCCGAAGTAGCCGAGGTAGCAAGGAAGGCTAAGGAATGGGGGCTTGACGTCGCGGCTCACGCGATCGGGGATGCGGCAATACTTGAGGCCATAAAGGGGTTCCGAATGAGTGACTGCGGCTGCAGAATTGAGCATGCAAGCCTTGCTCCACCCGATGTACTGGAAGAACTGTCCTCGATGAACATACGTGTGGCTGTACAGCCGCGTTTCCTGATAAGCGATTGGTGGGCACACGAGAGGCTCGGAGAGAGAACTAGGTGGCTCTACCCGTTTAGGTCGATGCTTAACAAGGGCATAGTAATCGGCTTCTCTAGCGATGCACCGGTAGAGCCTCTAAACCCGTTGGAAGGCGTATATGCTGCTGTGACACGTGGATCATTGCTATCGTATACGAGGGAGGAGGCTATTGACCCAGAGACGGCGCTCCACCTATACACGGCCGGTTCGGCGCAAGTGCTTGGCGAGCCGCGCGCAGGCTGCCTTGAGCCTGGATGCTTTGGCGACCTGGCTATATTGTCTGAAGACCCGCTAGAAGTTGACGTAGAAGATCTCCCAGGGCTCCGGATTGACGCAACGATTGTTGGCGGAGAACTAGTATGGGAGAAGCAATGA
- a CDS encoding triphosphoribosyl-dephospho-CoA synthase, whose product MGEAMRPRSICRAYAHACSISVIIDAAVPRPGLSSFSKPRPDLDPVGFAAYSPIAYEMCLCSCEEGAKLAHLFSRSGTWCRCWNKAIRHMKRWGNVGLGSSLLLALQGAALGYAFEKYAKISIDHVAGSTVYVLSLCGRAGTKYFYDSLRLLTPSYLGRLSWSGLPDASQPLIDVGGLPPFQELIKLASLYDPVSFDAHTMFSLSFGLALPILGETPCLTIATKRATYLLASMLDDFLLKRKLGRTLRSLWERAAEGDRSAEAELENILRHEGPGSVADIVINALARRIFDALILNEPLYLSC is encoded by the coding sequence ATGGGAGAAGCAATGAGGCCTCGAAGCATCTGCCGCGCGTATGCACATGCATGCTCAATCAGTGTTATTATCGATGCTGCTGTGCCTAGACCCGGGCTATCGAGCTTCTCTAAGCCGAGGCCGGACTTGGATCCTGTAGGTTTTGCTGCCTATTCTCCAATAGCGTACGAGATGTGCCTATGTAGTTGCGAAGAGGGCGCTAAACTAGCGCACCTCTTCTCTCGTTCAGGTACCTGGTGTAGGTGCTGGAATAAGGCTATACGCCATATGAAGCGGTGGGGCAACGTTGGGCTAGGATCATCCCTCTTGCTAGCTTTACAGGGGGCCGCGCTAGGTTATGCCTTTGAAAAATATGCGAAGATAAGCATTGACCACGTTGCTGGCTCAACAGTCTACGTCCTCAGCCTCTGTGGAAGAGCAGGGACAAAGTACTTCTATGACTCGCTAAGACTGCTTACTCCAAGCTATCTCGGCAGGCTCTCGTGGAGCGGCTTACCAGACGCTTCACAACCCCTCATAGACGTAGGCGGGCTTCCACCATTTCAAGAACTGATTAAACTTGCCTCCCTTTACGACCCCGTCTCATTCGATGCGCACACCATGTTCTCGCTAAGTTTCGGCTTAGCGCTTCCAATACTGGGAGAAACTCCCTGCCTCACCATTGCTACTAAGAGAGCAACGTACTTGCTCGCATCAATGCTCGATGACTTCTTGTTAAAGAGAAAGCTTGGAAGAACTTTGCGAAGCCTATGGGAGAGAGCCGCAGAGGGCGATAGGAGCGCAGAAGCCGAGCTCGAAAACATTCTTAGACATGAAGGACCGGGCTCTGTTGCAGACATAGTTATAAATGCTCTTGCACGCAGGATTTTCGATGCACTTATTCTTAATGAGCCCCTCTATCTTTCTTGTTAG
- a CDS encoding DEAD/DEAH box helicase: protein MSSRKNKATRDSNVATSLRALGYELVEWTDEGQEPEKTNTKFADVVPELSSHEKGSLNLYKHQLETIKALEDGRNVILTARTGSGKTEAWALAALRNNWHVLAIYPTLALAADQIKRLETYYSMSGRGKVVRVDRPSIGKRQRDKLLAEILSAKLVVTNPAFLLAELKRIAMSPHRALLEDFLAKLDLIVVDELDFYGARSAHLILSMIELIARYIASKPPRVVILSATLGNPEELGKMLSSITGRETKIVHGKPFKTPNRTIIVLGKGVDSLLNYIRAYSSIIASRAKWILDIAFNEEELREHLYEIYEALEAIGLRPPRPGLDSVEILQAVLESAEEGFVTLVFTKSIRMAEKLYRGLLERLPADQQGLVKIHHHLVPKDVRERIEEEARRGKIRMIITVRTLAQGIDIGNVNRVVHIGLPVDLREYMQREGRKGRRKDIGISETIVVPSGLWDRKLLEAGSSALKQWLSLHLEKLFVNPSNTYAAIFKALWKLLHGDQLSGNELAVVKQLGLVEEYGTLTGKGLGLSDKGRRFWNDIGFYEHGPPYGYRKVLIHRGVEKLLKGEEASHRDAIEKYQPGVYDSMTEALVVGISPRELRIYEEYPSEAVEEHDWLARAYHRYIDIKRGWGEHPSFENDLRYGRISTYVALNVKAPLNGFGELVEEPIDVEWFIESRRPRLLSRGGSVRVYHDVAVVELNSPVAGRYRDFTYGYVVEAPGDITAEDIRLGLATLMVYLRLDPEYAVPLGLIQYRVVTAGSMKLVHLWEREAAGLLEKIEWLQVSKKLEDYALPTIFVPMMAAIDPVSALRVIRGEVLPSDARALAIRVAKILGGSMTLRVAGLRIEFPKPSPSHGLASIYVLYDSVQTDRGNYVVAAIASYDGEKEEVSSIAAPLSLDTSSRLSQIVLAHLDKLLSRGFKIAYYGSEQRNLLIRMLAASYSGVMVLRGAESEGRLIDIAQRLSSQVGDIALLSYVEPRLRGVLDNIMKAHVRKDVELLEKMYVEAARLLARAIYKLFLALEKGRIERANKKDRGAH, encoded by the coding sequence ATGAGTTCTAGGAAAAACAAGGCGACGAGAGATAGCAATGTGGCAACAAGCCTACGAGCACTTGGCTATGAACTAGTTGAGTGGACAGATGAAGGACAGGAGCCTGAAAAGACAAATACCAAGTTCGCAGATGTTGTCCCAGAGCTTTCTAGCCACGAGAAAGGCTCATTAAATCTCTATAAGCATCAGCTCGAGACGATCAAGGCGCTCGAGGACGGGCGGAACGTCATACTTACAGCGCGCACGGGCTCCGGGAAGACAGAAGCATGGGCATTGGCCGCCCTTCGTAACAATTGGCACGTCTTGGCAATATATCCGACGCTTGCACTGGCAGCGGATCAGATCAAAAGACTTGAAACATATTATTCAATGAGTGGACGCGGAAAAGTAGTAAGAGTTGATAGGCCAAGTATAGGTAAACGTCAGCGGGACAAGCTTCTCGCCGAAATCCTTTCCGCGAAACTAGTTGTAACGAATCCAGCATTCCTATTAGCAGAGTTAAAGAGAATAGCTATGTCTCCTCATCGTGCGTTACTCGAGGACTTCTTGGCGAAATTAGACCTTATAGTTGTAGATGAACTCGACTTCTATGGCGCCCGTAGTGCGCACTTGATATTGTCGATGATCGAGCTAATAGCCAGATACATAGCGTCAAAGCCTCCCCGCGTTGTAATACTCTCTGCTACACTCGGAAACCCCGAAGAGCTAGGTAAAATGCTATCAAGCATAACTGGTAGAGAAACCAAGATAGTTCACGGAAAGCCCTTCAAGACACCGAACAGAACCATAATAGTTCTAGGCAAGGGTGTTGACTCGCTACTAAACTATATACGAGCATACTCAAGCATAATCGCCTCTCGAGCAAAATGGATCCTCGACATTGCCTTCAACGAGGAAGAGCTAAGAGAGCACTTGTACGAGATATATGAGGCTCTTGAAGCAATAGGTTTGCGTCCGCCTAGACCAGGTTTAGACTCAGTAGAGATTCTTCAAGCTGTTCTCGAATCCGCAGAAGAAGGCTTTGTGACCCTAGTGTTTACGAAGAGTATACGTATGGCTGAGAAGCTATACCGTGGCCTCCTCGAACGCTTACCAGCAGACCAACAAGGCCTTGTAAAGATACACCACCACCTAGTCCCTAAGGATGTTAGGGAAAGGATCGAGGAAGAGGCCCGCCGCGGGAAAATACGCATGATAATAACTGTCCGAACACTTGCACAAGGCATAGACATCGGTAACGTCAATCGTGTAGTGCACATCGGTTTACCCGTAGACCTTAGAGAGTATATGCAGAGAGAGGGAAGAAAAGGTAGAAGAAAAGACATCGGAATATCTGAGACAATTGTTGTGCCTTCAGGGCTTTGGGATAGAAAACTGCTTGAAGCAGGAAGCTCGGCTCTAAAGCAGTGGCTAAGTCTCCATCTCGAAAAACTATTTGTAAACCCATCCAACACTTATGCAGCAATATTCAAAGCTCTATGGAAGCTCCTTCACGGAGACCAGTTATCTGGCAACGAGTTAGCGGTAGTGAAGCAACTAGGCCTAGTAGAGGAGTACGGCACGTTAACCGGTAAAGGTCTTGGGCTCAGTGATAAAGGTAGGAGATTTTGGAACGACATCGGATTCTATGAGCATGGTCCGCCCTATGGGTACAGAAAAGTATTGATACATAGGGGTGTCGAGAAGCTCCTAAAAGGAGAAGAGGCCTCACATAGAGATGCCATAGAGAAGTACCAACCAGGAGTATATGACTCAATGACGGAAGCCCTTGTCGTCGGCATTAGTCCCCGTGAGCTAAGAATCTACGAGGAATATCCATCTGAGGCCGTAGAAGAGCATGACTGGCTTGCCAGGGCCTATCACCGATATATTGACATTAAGCGTGGATGGGGCGAGCACCCATCGTTCGAGAACGATCTGCGCTACGGAAGAATAAGCACATATGTAGCCCTTAACGTCAAGGCCCCGCTTAACGGCTTTGGAGAGCTAGTAGAAGAACCCATTGATGTAGAATGGTTTATTGAGAGCCGCCGTCCACGTCTATTGTCGCGTGGTGGCTCTGTGCGAGTCTACCACGATGTTGCTGTAGTTGAACTCAACTCACCAGTAGCCGGGAGATATCGTGATTTTACTTATGGCTATGTGGTAGAAGCCCCGGGAGATATCACGGCGGAGGATATTAGACTTGGCCTCGCAACGCTAATGGTTTATCTCCGGCTCGACCCGGAGTATGCCGTGCCTCTGGGGCTAATACAGTACAGAGTAGTAACGGCGGGCTCAATGAAGCTTGTCCACTTATGGGAGCGCGAGGCTGCCGGGCTTCTCGAGAAGATAGAATGGCTGCAGGTATCAAAGAAGCTAGAAGACTATGCGTTGCCAACTATATTTGTCCCCATGATGGCCGCCATAGATCCCGTCTCGGCGCTCCGCGTTATTAGAGGCGAGGTTCTGCCAAGTGATGCTCGTGCACTCGCAATCCGTGTAGCAAAGATACTTGGAGGAAGCATGACACTTAGGGTAGCAGGGCTACGCATAGAGTTTCCGAAGCCTAGTCCAAGCCACGGGCTTGCATCAATCTATGTGCTATACGATAGTGTTCAGACGGATAGAGGAAACTACGTGGTCGCGGCTATTGCGAGCTATGATGGCGAGAAGGAGGAAGTCTCCTCGATTGCAGCGCCGTTATCTCTTGACACGTCATCAAGACTCTCACAAATAGTGCTCGCTCACTTGGATAAGCTACTCTCTAGGGGATTCAAGATAGCGTATTATGGCTCCGAGCAAAGGAACTTGCTGATTAGGATGCTTGCGGCGAGCTATAGTGGGGTAATGGTGCTGCGTGGTGCCGAATCCGAGGGTAGGCTTATTGATATTGCTCAGAGGCTTTCGAGCCAGGTGGGAGACATTGCTCTTTTATCATACGTGGAGCCGCGGCTTCGGGGAGTACTCGATAATATAATGAAGGCTCATGTGCGTAAAGACGTAGAGTTATTGGAGAAGATGTACGTGGAAGCTGCGAGGCTGCTTGCTAGGGCGATATATAAGCTATTCCTCGCGCTAGAGAAGGGCCGTATAGAGCGTGCTAACAAGAAAGATAGAGGGGCTCATTAA
- a CDS encoding diphthine--ammonia ligase, with translation MRVCAMLSGGKDSIYALHWAVMHGFELCCTLIIEPAKQWESMLFHYPNIWVARLQSEALGVDYVVYSSREDEEASLIDAFKLVAEKGCEAIVSGALLSDYQRLRFAIAAEENGLKSFTPLWRINQEEYMRGLVREGFKVMVTSVQAYGLPGWLVGKILDEKTVEMIISLAKKYRFNPAFEGGEAETLVLDAPLFRKELRVEGETVRLGPDHYFYEIKRAWLVPKPSVSQ, from the coding sequence ATGCGAGTATGCGCTATGCTGAGCGGTGGCAAGGATAGCATATATGCATTGCACTGGGCAGTCATGCACGGCTTCGAACTCTGCTGCACACTGATAATAGAGCCTGCAAAGCAGTGGGAAAGCATGCTATTCCACTACCCAAACATATGGGTTGCACGTCTCCAGAGCGAGGCTCTAGGAGTTGACTATGTCGTATACTCATCTAGGGAGGATGAGGAGGCCTCACTGATTGATGCCTTTAAGCTGGTTGCTGAGAAGGGCTGTGAAGCAATAGTCTCTGGGGCACTGCTGAGTGATTATCAGAGGCTTAGATTTGCGATAGCCGCTGAAGAGAATGGTCTCAAGAGCTTTACTCCCCTCTGGAGAATAAACCAAGAAGAGTACATGAGGGGCTTAGTGCGCGAAGGCTTCAAGGTAATGGTTACGAGTGTGCAAGCATACGGTTTACCGGGCTGGCTTGTAGGGAAGATCCTTGACGAGAAAACTGTTGAAATGATAATCTCTCTTGCAAAGAAATATAGATTCAACCCTGCATTTGAGGGAGGTGAGGCCGAGACACTAGTCCTTGATGCTCCACTTTTCCGCAAGGAGCTTAGAGTCGAAGGCGAGACTGTAAGGCTGGGACCAGATCATTATTTCTATGAAATCAAGCGTGCATGGCTTGTCCCAAAACCCTCTGTGTCGCAATGA
- a CDS encoding nucleoside phosphorylase, with translation MVIMQIFTKTSKGDVSTHALVTSLEEVYERALSYLNNVVERTGRPGFRVATGEFHRTRLTVVLHPIGPSALAILLEELARLGTDVVLYLDAATALSPKVDIGSVILATGAIKGDGVSKAYAPLEVPAIPSHELFHHVQQSLEVHDIKTIPGIVWSVDTFYLNGGAIEASMKTYSRLAVAMDMGTATLFTVAMTRKLQATSVLVVESSVPKGVERGAIYSEEEEYETLHQKIFSVIDKLVKPLLEALSLHMEHVKVSKAATQIEATTP, from the coding sequence ATGGTCATAATGCAAATCTTTACTAAGACGAGTAAAGGAGACGTTTCAACCCATGCACTCGTTACAAGCCTTGAAGAAGTATACGAAAGAGCTCTTAGCTATCTCAACAATGTTGTTGAGCGAACTGGTAGGCCAGGCTTTCGCGTAGCTACTGGCGAGTTCCATAGAACACGTCTCACAGTAGTACTTCACCCTATAGGTCCCTCAGCACTTGCGATACTCTTAGAGGAGCTAGCCCGCTTGGGCACAGATGTGGTTCTATACCTTGACGCGGCGACAGCTCTTTCGCCCAAAGTTGATATCGGTAGCGTTATCCTGGCTACGGGGGCCATAAAGGGTGATGGTGTGTCAAAGGCTTATGCCCCTCTAGAGGTGCCCGCAATACCGAGCCATGAGCTGTTTCACCATGTTCAGCAATCGCTCGAGGTTCATGATATCAAAACTATACCCGGTATTGTGTGGAGCGTTGACACATTCTACCTTAATGGGGGGGCGATAGAAGCGTCAATGAAGACGTATAGTAGGCTCGCTGTCGCCATGGACATGGGAACAGCGACCCTCTTCACTGTTGCTATGACTAGAAAACTCCAAGCGACCTCTGTTCTGGTGGTTGAATCAAGCGTACCGAAGGGCGTAGAGCGCGGAGCTATTTACTCCGAAGAGGAGGAATACGAGACGCTTCATCAGAAAATATTTAGCGTTATAGATAAGCTTGTGAAGCCATTGCTTGAGGCACTATCTTTGCACATGGAGCACGTAAAGGTATCCAAAGCCGCAACACAGATTGAGGCAACAACACCTTAG
- the speD gene encoding adenosylmethionine decarboxylase, translated as MEAATLRNIGNIANNNEPKVYGRHVYGNLYECNEAILRDEERLRQIVIEAARIGNMTLLDVKSWKIGEGVSVVAIVLESHITIHTWPEYHFATVDVYSCGKHTDPDSAFDYIVKMLGAKRVERGITSRNLE; from the coding sequence ATGGAAGCTGCAACACTGAGAAACATAGGAAACATAGCGAACAATAACGAGCCCAAGGTATATGGAAGACACGTTTACGGTAACCTCTACGAATGCAACGAAGCAATTCTAAGAGACGAAGAGAGGCTGAGACAAATAGTAATCGAGGCAGCACGCATTGGAAACATGACGCTCCTAGACGTCAAAAGCTGGAAAATAGGAGAGGGCGTAAGCGTCGTCGCAATAGTACTTGAAAGCCATATCACAATCCACACCTGGCCCGAATACCACTTTGCGACAGTCGATGTATATAGTTGTGGAAAACACACTGATCCCGACAGCGCATTCGACTACATAGTAAAGATGCTTGGCGCGAAGCGCGTAGAGCGCGGAATAACATCAAGGAACCTGGAATAG